The bacterium genomic interval GAATCCGTCATAGCCAAACGCATCCTTCTCGATGTAAGGCCTCTTGCCTGAAGAATTCTATCCCTTTTTATACTTGAAACAGATTCGCAGGAACTCCTTAATCTTCAAGAGTCGCTCAAAATAAAGGTTTTCGGCTCCTCGAGCTGTCCGTCGGACGGTTGGAATATTAAAACTATTCAGCCTCTTTCAGTATGGTTACTACCTCCTCAGCACTTGTTGCATTGGACAACCTGGCTCGAGTCTCTTCCTTGCGGAGTATCTTTGAAAGCCTGGCAAGAGCCATGATGTAATGAGATTTCTGGGCTTCAGGAGCCGCTATAAGGAAGATAAGGTGCGATGGTTTCCCGTCAAGCGAATTGAAATCGACTCCCTGGGCAGACCTGCCGAAGGAGAGTATCAGATTCTTGGCGGCTACGGTTCTCGCGTGCGGTATCGCAACGCCTAATCCAATACCCGTGCTTTCAAGGTTTTCACGTTTCAGGATATCCCCAAGGAACGTCTCCTCGTCTTCTACAAGGCCCTGATTGACTAGCTTTGAGACAAGCTCCTTAATTACGGATACCTTTTCATGCGTTTGCAAGTCGAGCACTATCCCTTCTTCTTGTATCACCTCAGATATACGGATCATCGTCCCTCCTGGTTGAGTAAAAGCAGGGGAACATTGCCGAGCCTCCTAAGAAGACGCTCGGCTTTGATTTCCTTATATGCGAAAGTCGCGCATATGTCAGCCTCGTAGCTTTTGGCTACCGAGGCGATTCTTTCTTCCGCCTCTCCTTCTTCAAGCATGAGCGATATCTTTATCTCTCTCTCAAATGATATATCCTCAATTCCATAGAGGAAGTTCCATGTTCTGTCCTCCAGTTCTTCTCTTAGTTCTTTTTCTTCTTTGGTTAAATTCTCCGGTTCTTTCGGAATAACAGCAAGCGCTATAAGACGAGCGCGCAAAGCCGAAGCAAGATCCATAATACCTTCGAGCTCCTCTTGTTTTGTAGTAGCTGCATCTAAGTAGATAAGCAGACGTTTGTACACTTTTTATCTCCTACTTTCCTATGCAAAATCGGGAAAATATATCCCGAAGAATATCTGCGTCAACATCCGGTCGTTCCGCTCCAGACATCATGACCATCGCTTCCTTCAACAGATTCGACCGCATATCGGGATACTGCGCATCTAGGGCATCGTTCAGTAGTTCGTAAAGCTTCTTGAGCTGGTTTTCCTGGTGCTGGTTTGCAAAGAAAATCTCTCCCTGAGAGTCAACCTCCTGCTTGAGCTTCTCAAGCAGCAAATCAAGGTTATTCCTTTTTAAAGCCGATATTGATAGCGGTTCACCTGCAATATCCGGAATGTTCGGGATGGTTTTAACGGAGTCTATCTTGTTCCAGACGATGATTCCTGGTTTCTCGCGCAGTATCTTAAGAAGCTCGCCGTCCGCAGGGACAAACCCCGAAACTGCATCCAGGACAATAATGACGAAATCAGCCCTGTTGGCGGCGCCAATGGCGCGCTTGACAGCGAGTTTGTCGGGCAGGGATTCGGCGACGCCTATGCCTGCGCCGTCGTAAAGCCTTAGCTGGCCCGCCGTGAGACGAATGGTACCCGTAACAATGTCCCTGGTAGTACCCGGCACCGATGTCACAATTGAGCGGTCCTCGCCTAGCAAAGCGTTGAATAGAGTAGATTTTCCTACGTTCGGTCTGCCCACAAGCATGACATTGAGACCCTTACCGCGACTGCGGCCTCTCCTGAAGGCGGAAGCGAGATTCTCAACCTCAGTCCTTAACTCGGAAAGTTCCAGGGTGATTGATGAGGTTGGAACGTCTTCCTCGGGAAATTCAAGCTGCGCTTCCAGCGAGATCACAAGATTCTTCAGCTTCGCAGATACGCCCGAAAGCTGGCTTGAGAGATTGCCCTGCAGCTGGCGCATGGCTGCCGAAACGCCCTCCTCGGTCTCTGATTCCACGGCTGCAAGCACAGCTTCGGCCTGAGTCACGTCAATCCTGCCGTAGAGATAGGCGCGTTCGGTAAACTCGCCCGGTGTGGCCAGACGAGCGCCGTTCTTGATGAGAAGTTCAGTTACTCTGTCTACTATAAGAGGGTTACCGTGAAGACTGAATTCCACGATGTCCTCGGTTGTATAGCTGTGCGGAGCCTTGTAAACGCCGGCAATTACTTCGTCTATTATCGAATCCCCGCTCATTATATAACCCTTGACCAGGCTGTTTCCTTTGGCGTCGGTAAGACGCTTTTCTCCCCTGAATATCTGGTCGCAAAGACGAAGAGTTTGAGAGCCCGATACCCTTACAAGTGCCAATGCGCCGCGACCGGGCGGCGTCGACGGAGCTACAATGACATCTTGAAGACGATCGAGTATCATTACCTTGGCGCAATTATCACGTTCTTGCGGTATCCGGAACCTACCGTGTGTATCCTTACCTTCCCTTGCTCCATCAATGCCTCCTTGACGATTTTGTACTCCTTTTCCGTCAAGGGATCAAGCGACATCTCCCTCTTGGTTTCGATTACTACCCGGGCTATTGCAAGGGCTTTTCTCTTAAGAAAATCCTCGCGCCGGCGTTTATAGCCTCCCACGTCGATTGTGACGTTTGGTATGTTCACGCCCGGATGACGGTGTTGTAGTATTGACTGCACAACAAGCTGCAATGAGCGCAAGGTCTCACCGGAACGTCCAATCAACAGACCGTCGGATCGTTTTGAGCGAACGTTGGCATACAACTCGCCGCTCGTACGCCTTTCCCACTCGACCCTGGCTCGGAAGCCTGCAAGCCTGGTTACCTGCGAGAGGATTTCTGCAAGCTCGTTGCCGAGGGTGTCGTTTCCGGTTTCTTGCTCTGCCATTGTACTCCTCCTTGTGCTCCTCTCCTGAATATCCAGTATTCAAGCAGGGAGAGAAGGTTAAAAACCAGCCAATACAACTGAAGCCCTGAAGGGAAATTGAGGAAGACGAACGCGATCACTATAGGGAAGATGATAGCGGTTGTGCGCTGCCGGGGATCGACGTTGCTCAAAAGACTCTGGAAGATTGAAGCCACGCTCATGAGAACGGGAAGGATAAAGAACGGGTCTCGCTGCGACAAATCGGTGAGCCAGGTTAGATTTCCTGTCGGGATGTGAATGAAAAGAAAGTCGAACGGTTTGTTGATGTGGATGGTAAAAAGATTAACGAAAGCCGCCCCGCGCAGGGAAACCGCGGTTCTCAGAACCGCATAAAGCCCGAAGAATACAGGCATCTGTATGAGTAGCGGCAGACATCCGCCAAGGGGCGAAGCCTTGTGATCGCGGTACATCCTCATCGTCTCTTCGTTAAGGCGCTTGGGGTCGTCCTTGAAACGCTCCTGCAGCTCCTTAAGCTTGGGCTGAAGCATCTGCATCTTCTGCATGGAACGCTGCTGGCTCCGTGAAAGAGGAAGGAAGACAAGCTTTATGAGAAGGGCAAAAATGATTATGGCTGCGCCGTAATTCCTGATTATGCGGTACAGGAACTCGAAAATCTCAAGCATACCGATGCTCAGCCACCTGTATGTTATGCCTCCAAGCTCCACTATCCTGCCCAAACGGTGCCCCATCTTGGATAGCGCCTTGTAGTCCAGGGGACCGAAATAAAGCCTGAAGGATCCGGCATCGCTTACGCCGAATTCAAGACCTATCCTCTGATCCGGTCTCGCAACAGGAGCAATCCCCGCGTTTACAGGCCTATCGGGGATAACGATTGTTGAAAAATACTTTCCTCTAATCGCAATCCATTCGTACGGACCCTGGACTATCTCCTTTTTCCCTTCAACTATCTTTCTCGCACCGCCGATGTTGAACCACTCCGGATTCTTGCCTGCAGGTCTGTAGTA includes:
- a CDS encoding PTS sugar transporter subunit IIA, with translation MIRISEVIQEEGIVLDLQTHEKVSVIKELVSKLVNQGLVEDEETFLGDILKRENLESTGIGLGVAIPHARTVAAKNLILSFGRSAQGVDFNSLDGKPSHLIFLIAAPEAQKSHYIMALARLSKILRKEETRARLSNATSAEEVVTILKEAE
- a CDS encoding universal stress protein, which codes for MYKRLLIYLDAATTKQEELEGIMDLASALRARLIALAVIPKEPENLTKEEKELREELEDRTWNFLYGIEDISFEREIKISLMLEEGEAEERIASVAKSYEADICATFAYKEIKAERLLRRLGNVPLLLLNQEGR
- the mnmE gene encoding tRNA uridine-5-carboxymethylaminomethyl(34) synthesis GTPase MnmE, whose amino-acid sequence is MILDRLQDVIVAPSTPPGRGALALVRVSGSQTLRLCDQIFRGEKRLTDAKGNSLVKGYIMSGDSIIDEVIAGVYKAPHSYTTEDIVEFSLHGNPLIVDRVTELLIKNGARLATPGEFTERAYLYGRIDVTQAEAVLAAVESETEEGVSAAMRQLQGNLSSQLSGVSAKLKNLVISLEAQLEFPEEDVPTSSITLELSELRTEVENLASAFRRGRSRGKGLNVMLVGRPNVGKSTLFNALLGEDRSIVTSVPGTTRDIVTGTIRLTAGQLRLYDGAGIGVAESLPDKLAVKRAIGAANRADFVIIVLDAVSGFVPADGELLKILREKPGIIVWNKIDSVKTIPNIPDIAGEPLSISALKRNNLDLLLEKLKQEVDSQGEIFFANQHQENQLKKLYELLNDALDAQYPDMRSNLLKEAMVMMSGAERPDVDADILRDIFSRFCIGK
- the yidC gene encoding membrane protein insertase YidC, whose translation is MKDNMLSTILIVVIVAGLIILLNIFGKNSGGCQMGNQQQVSSPAENVQLTESKNLLKPLVVENSKMKARIMSWDSYYGFRIDQVELKNFKMNKTASTTEQVPVHLLEATRFFDSTGRYLGTWDDDIEASIPEGARFKAAVHAGFEVSPSDSATLARDFGRLETIVTNDSTVALVWTDSLGAVQRVELTLDGYEFKINASDTLAGFKFFCEDGIKLTEPMDKSEVTLHQIYYRPAGKNPEWFNIGGARKIVEGKKEIVQGPYEWIAIRGKYFSTIVIPDRPVNAGIAPVARPDQRIGLEFGVSDAGSFRLYFGPLDYKALSKMGHRLGRIVELGGITYRWLSIGMLEIFEFLYRIIRNYGAAIIIFALLIKLVFLPLSRSQQRSMQKMQMLQPKLKELQERFKDDPKRLNEETMRMYRDHKASPLGGCLPLLIQMPVFFGLYAVLRTAVSLRGAAFVNLFTIHINKPFDFLFIHIPTGNLTWLTDLSQRDPFFILPVLMSVASIFQSLLSNVDPRQRTTAIIFPIVIAFVFLNFPSGLQLYWLVFNLLSLLEYWIFRRGAQGGVQWQSKKPETTPSATSLQKSSRR